The stretch of DNA TCCAGCATAGAAATCAATTCAAAAGGACAAGATGTTCCCACCTGTAACCAGCCAACTACAGCCAGTTACTATAAATCGCAATGTAGCCTTCCAAAGAAAAAAATTATCTGGTTTACCTCCATGGATTCATCGTTCAATCAATCATCAAACTATAAGTACATGTAGAAACATTATATTTCCGGGCAAACAGACTTCACTACAAGGTTTCTATAGTACTAGGATAGTAAGACTGGTAACCAACCAGAGGCCAAATACTGACAACTAGGTGAAACCAGGATTAGTTTCGAAGAAACTAGGTGGCCGGACACCTAGGTGAAATCAGGATTAATTTCGAAGAAACTAGGTGGCTGGACGGCACGTAGTAGGAGAAGAGAAAGTAGAACATAGGTTAGCAATGATGAACAGGAGATAATAGACTGATTAACTTGTCATCATACACAGAGTGTCGCTTACATAGGAGGCTTACTTCATTACTTGACCCCTAAGTGGTACTAATCCGATCTCTATCAATATTTTGTGTCCTCCATTTTTAAATAATATTCCGCATTTATTTGGATATATTAACTAAGCCCTATATCTGTGCATATAACATAATTTcagttactccctccgtcacagtttacacggcgccgtgtaaactgtgacggagggagtacttggagtTATTCAGAGCCAGGGTTGTGGGCTTGTGGCACTGGCagttgcacttcattggcaacaataATAGTTTACATGAACAGCCATAGAACTATTCCCCAAAACACAACACTAACAGAGTATCAAATGGTTGATAATAGTTCAAACAAAATTTTCAAAAGGAAGGAATATTCTAAATGTGTATGTAAGACACCAGCGTATAAGATGGTGTTTGGTATCAGCCACATGAAAAATGAAAATACTACCTCCTGGAGAATCCTAGTTAAGGATGACCTGCTTTTACATCCCCATAGGCTCAAAATGGAGCCTAAACTGCCATTGAAGGCTTAGATTTGCTCCCTAACACGATTCTGTTGTGCATAAGTTTATTATGCTTTGGATCTGTTGTAAATACCACTATAAATTTTTTCGAACATCTATAAATTTTTACTGTCAGGGACTCCCCTACTGTTTTTGGTCAAACAAATTGCACAAAAATACAGGATGCCTGAGCTGAAGCATGTTAGCATACATACTTTGCTTTGTCAAAACGACACCATCAGACTTCACATGCATAAGCTCCACGCATGATAGTTCATTCTCTTCAAGAACCTGCATTGGTTAATCACAATTTACAGGAAGTACATAAGAAAACAGAAGTCCAGGAACATTTCCTACAAGAAAATATTTGCAGGAAATTAAATGACCACACAAGCACTGTAACCAGACCTTGTGTAATTCAACGAGGTTATGCCTTGAAATAATAATTTTCCTATCCTCTTCAATCTGGTTATTGAAAACTCTTAGTTGCTCACCTTCCTGTAATAAAATAAACAAAAGACAAGAGTCAGGAGTTTCCCCCACTTGATGAATGTTCTAGGCACAGCAGGTCATGGATTTAACCAAAAACACTGTGATGGCATAATCACATGTTTATGGAGGACCCTCTCATTTATTCGTTTTGATCGGACAACTTCATATTTATTTCGATTAGCAAAAGAATCTTACCTCTGGAAGGGGAACAACGAAACTGTTTGTGAAGATCTTTGCTATATCACTGGGTCTTGAATCGTTTTGTACTTTTAGCCAACGCTTCAGGGACGATGGCTGGATATAGACATTTTAGGTAATTACGTACCAATTTTAGAATATGAGATGGCAACATTACATATATACAAGTGCTTTTGGACAGTATAAAGCAAAAGCAAAATAAGGCTATTGATAAAACTTATGCCTATTTTCTATTGAGCTTTTATAGTTATGCTTATACTGCAATTTATGCTTCATAAGGAGCTAGCTAGTAGTTTTGGTTTTAGTAGCAAAATTATAGTTACCTGTGTTCTCTACACATGCTCTACAGAACGCAAAGTGTTTCTCGTCGATcagcaactagagaagttattttgtgATTGCACCACATAAAAAAAAGGCCAATATTTGGTGTGTAATTGTAATTTTAGTCAAAACAAACATGTTTTGCAACAGCAAATTGTGTAGTGCAATGCAGAAACTAAAGAAATAACATTATGAGCTTGTGCCTTCTAATATAAGAGCAGATCGCACAAGAAAATACAAAGCTGACGGAGCGAAGTAGTTATTTTCTGATTACGAAAAATATATTCCGGATAATAAGCGTGTACATAATATATGTAATCGAATATCGATAATTACCAGTGAAGACAGGCTTGTGAGATTCTGAAACATCAGTTTCGGCTGTAGATGTCCAAAACAAAAATAAGAACTAAGAAAGTGTTTTATCAGTTAAAAGTTAAGCACACGAGAATTCTAAAGCTTACAGGTTCCTTATCCTTGTCCTTGGATACTGCTGCCAGCATGTTCTGCCCACATATCATTACTACTGGTCCGGTGAGTTGGTCAAACATTTTGTCTACCTTTTGGATAAACTCACTTCGATTTGATTTTGGAACTGCTCTAGATAACCACTGGGAACTGTCTGGAAAGTAGACAATGACTGGCTCTAGAGATGGAAGAACCTATTCAAGAATCATAAGCAAGTAAAGGAGCAGGTAAACTTATCAAATGAGACTGGCAAGAAATGAACAAATATTCTGAAGTCTAAGAAAAATATATATGCATGATATATATTTTCACAAATCACCTCACAAAGTGCTTCAATTGCGATATGCCAATCTTCTGATTCAATATCATGGTCATGCGCAATATCTTGAGCTAAATTAAGAGGAAACCAGATGAAGGTGCCTGAAATAATCATATCACACTGTCGATCAACAGAGTAGGGGTATACCATCAACCCAGTAAATAGATGGTTTTGCATTTTCCTCCTTGCTATTTTCGTCACCATCATGCAGCTTCTCTGCAGGAGGGTCAAATATGACAGCTACTTGATCCCCATTGATCTCGTATACTTCTCCCCGCTGCCCATTTGACAGAGTCCTGCAATACGTAAAGTTAGAAACAGTCTTTTATCATAAAACCGAGAATGTGTACAGGCAAAAAAGTAAGAGAAAACACACTACATTTGTTTATTTTATAGGATACATGGTAAGCAACACCAAAGGTAAATAACCCTACTCTAGACAAATATGACAGTAAATACAGAAAGAGTGCCAATTCAACTAAGTTACTAAGACATATTTTTCTTGACgcatttaataataataataataataataataataataataatacaggAAATCCAAAACATGAAATTCAGATTACAATGTTGCCTTGGGACTCAGAACTACCAAGTACCAAAGTCATTTTATCATGTTCCACGCGATAAAGATAGACCACCCACCTGCCACTAATAAAAGTATACGCATTTCTCGAGCCATCTTGAGTAGGTAATTTCCCCAAAATGATCCTGTGTATATATGGTACATATCAGTGTTAATGTGATGAAGCTCGATTCAGAAGGGAACCACCGTAAAATTAAAAGGTGGTGTAACTTCTGGTATGCAGTACAAATAACAGATAACATGCGCTCCTGAAACCAAGATAGGTGTATTTTTCCAATTTCACCAATACGATGGACAATAATACTGTTACGCTAGATGTGTAGATGGTCAACTCTTAAAACAAATCCACCCACTAACACAAGACCAAACCCGAACTAGTCCATCATGTGCTTGTGTACACCTCACGTGGAGACATACGGAACACGAGTAGATTCACGTGTGTGCTCCCCCCACCCTTCTCAGCACAAAAACACGCACACAACTATGTGCGGCTGCACACATCATGTGTACTTCATGCAGAGCATGAAACCTTATCATGAAAAGCAAATCAAGAGGAATAGAATCAATATTCAGCAATCACCTCTGATCTGCTTCAATAACTGCTGAGGAACCAACATACTTGACTTTATCTCCTGAAAACAAGTATTGGAAAGGAACAACATTAGAATTAAACTTCTGCGTTAAAAAAAGCATAGTTAATACAATCTCCATCCGTAATTAACTGTCGCTGAATGAGTGTATCTAGACGCATTTCAGTGTGTAGATACACTCATTTCAGCGACagttaattccggacggagggagtacaatgtagCATGTATTTCTAATTTGGTTTCAGAGTGTTTACTTCTAAAAAGAAGTCTGAACTCCAGAGTTGGTGACATTTCATTCAGTGGAGCCAATAGAGGCCTGGCTCAAATGTGTGCCAGGTGAAAGGAAATTACAAACGACGATGCAGATAAGCATAACTAGAACTTGCTTCAAGAGAGTAGGCAAGATGTTTGGTCGTAGATCATCAGATAGTAAGACGGTAGACACATTCCCAAGTAATCCAGGTTCAGGATAAAATGCTTTAATCGGATTTAGTATCAGTAAAAAAAGATGTCACACATATACATGTACCTGGCAAAATTTCTATGGTCGCTGAGGGTAGTCCGGGACAAAAATAATAATTCGAGGTGGCAGCATAccagaaaaaaaaatcatgaattcatgATGGAGTGAAATATCACATTACCCCTTTGGAAAGGCCTTTTATCTTCCTCTGACGACTTGGCTGTTTCAGGGGATTCTGATGATGTACCTTCTTCTTCACCAACTACTCTCTAGAAGCACAACCAAATGAAAAGCACTATCAACTACATATACATGTAAAACTAACAAGGCAGTATTGAAGGTACATACTAGGAAGCAGAACTAATGGCTTGTCCTAGCTTGATGTTTTCTCAAAGCAAAAGAAGACAATTAAAAAAGAAACAGCAGAAATGGTAGCGCACTGAACTTGAATTTTACTAGGTTAACAATGTTTACTTCTCCAGGAATTAGATATACTGTCTCGAAATTCAATATATTAAAATAGGGAGTGACTCTCAATAGTAAACACTTGAGAGGGTACAGCCATGAGTTTGCAGTCAAATATATacaagtgtcgcagttttgaactggagttagttcaaaactgcgacacttattatggatAGGAGGTAGTAGCATTTTTGGTTGCTGTAACCATTTTATTTATAATAAGTTCAAGAAGCAATCCAAAATCAACAGCATATTTTTGAAACATTCTTGAAGCATAATTTCTCATCGACTACAAAATGGTGTTACAATTAAATGGAGATTGTTTATTGTCAGATGCTCCCTGCTTTGCGGACATTAAAAGGAACAAAATCCAAAGTGATTTTCTGAGCAAGAATTACAGTTAAATGAAGATTGTTTATTCTCAGATGCTCCCTGCTTTGCGGACATTAAAAGGAACAAGATACAAAGTGATTTTCTGAACAAGAATTATGAAACCTTCATGGTAGCACAAGACCAAAATATGAGCAAGCGTTTATTTATTGGTACGGTCACACATCAGAATGCAATATATCACCTTGGCAAATTCCTCAATAGTACATGGGACCAGCTTCTTGAGGTCATCCACGGACTTTTTGAGTTCTCCCACAGATTTTAGAGCATCCTCATCATCACTTTCACCTGATTTAGCTTCGTTGCTGCTTGTCCAATCTTCATCACCTTCATCTTCCATCTCAGACTCTGAACCTTCATCTTCTGACTCACCATGCTCATCTTCTTCCTCGCTTTCTGAAGAATCTTCCCCAAAATCCTAACAAGTTAGGATTTATTAGGTTTGCAGCTACCCCTTCACATTTTGTACGCAAGGGTTTTCAGTATCTTACATATGGAGCTAGAACACTGCTGTCCAGGACTAGTAGTGGCACCCGCAACTCATGTGCAAGAGCTCTTACCAATCTCTCTCTGTAGAGTTCGGTTCCTACATCAAACAAATCTCAGAATCCAGCATTTGCATCACTAAGCATCCTCCTATTTACCGGATAATACCTGGCAAGCTCTGGAGCAATATCCTCCCTCCAGAAGATGGTAGCCGAGAGCCATACTCTGACGTGATGCCCTTGTGCCGCAAGTGGGATGCCGAGCACTCTCGCAGCAGCTGCCTTGCATTCTCACttgcaaatcaaatcaaataaaACGAATTAGCTTAGTCGTTAGCACACTCATTTAAGCTTTGTTCAAACAAAACATCGAACAGATGGTGTGCGCATCTCACTTGACGTAGTAGGGGAAATTCTGCCATGTGAGGTTTCCCTTCTCCCACGGTACAACGCGGCGCCGGAACTCGATGCGGAATCTCTCCCGCCTGGTGAGGAACGGCGACTCACGCTTCCTGCAGTCGCTGAGGAATCTCTCGCCGCTCAGCCACTCCTGCTGGTCCCTCTCGCCGAGGCGCGCGTGCTCCTGCTCGCTGCACCGTCCGCTGCTCCCTGCCGCCGCCTCCGCTGCCCCGGCGCCCCTCGCCTCCGCGCTGCCTACGCCGCCCTTGGAACCGTAGAACCGGCACAGCCGCCGCCCCGCATCGCACGGCCTCGGCGCCCCGACTGCGCTGAACCTCCGGACGAGGCAACCGCCGCCACTCGTGGAGATTCCTAGAGAGCTGCACTTGCACCAGAGCGGCGGGTGCTGGAGGAGGCAGCGCAACCGCATCGCATGGTGCATCTCGGGCAGCTTCCGAAGCAAATGGGGGGGAGGAATTGGCGGTCTAGGGAACGCTAGGTCGCggagttgggcggcggcggcgatgaggaCGGGATGGTTCTGTGGGGAGATTGGCAACCGGACCCGTGTGTGCGCGGCGGAGACGGTGGCGCGCGACCGGCCGCAACGGAGGGGAGGGAGACGGAGATACCACGGCAACCGGTTCGGCTAATCCGCATCTCACGCCTTACCGCTCTTGCTTGCGAAGCTGGGAGCTTCTGGGTTGTGAGCCTTTGGGCTGGGCTGCATTCCAAATGGGCTTTTACTGATAACACAGCTGAACCCTgatttctttcctttcttcttccctcTTGTTGTCCTCTTATCAGTCAACACTACATTTTGGTTTGGAACTGTCGGGGTTTGGGGAATGGCCCGGCAGTTCGGGGGCTCTGgacctccagaagcgtgaggacccCGACATCCTCTTCTTATCTGAAACAAGGATGGATGAGAGAAGGATGATGTGGTTTAAGTACTTGCTAGGGATGACAAGCATAGTGGTGAGGGGTTGTGAAGGAAGAAGTGGGGGGCTTGCTATGCTATGGAAGAATCATGTAAAAGTCGATCTGCACAACTACTCAAGAAATCACATTGATGTGGTGGTAGTGGAGCAGGATGGCTTTAGATGAAGATTTACTGGCATATATGGCGAGCCAGCAACAAATAAAAAGGAGAAAACATGGaagctcttaagaattcttgatcaaCAACTCACGCTCCCATGGCTTTGTGCTGGTGATTTCAACGAGGTCCTGTATAGTCATGAAAAGATGGGAGGGCCAACTCGGGCCCCTCGACAAATGGAGGGATTTAGATTAGCACTCTCAGATTGTGGTCTAAGAG from Triticum dicoccoides isolate Atlit2015 ecotype Zavitan chromosome 6A, WEW_v2.0, whole genome shotgun sequence encodes:
- the LOC119317846 gene encoding uncharacterized protein LOC119317846 isoform X1 — protein: MHHAMRLRCLLQHPPLWCKCSSLGISTSGGGCLVRRFSAVGAPRPCDAGRRLCRFYGSKGGVGSAEARGAGAAEAAAGSSGRCSEQEHARLGERDQQEWLSGERFLSDCRKRESPFLTRRERFRIEFRRRVVPWEKGNLTWQNFPYYVNENARQLLRECSASHLRHKGITSEYGSRLPSSGGRILLQSLPGTELYRERLVRALAHELRVPLLVLDSSVLAPYDFGEDSSESEEEDEHGESEDEGSESEMEDEGDEDWTSSNEAKSGESDDEDALKSVGELKKSVDDLKKLVPCTIEEFAKRVVGEEEGTSSESPETAKSSEEDKRPFQRGDKVKYVGSSAVIEADQRIILGKLPTQDGSRNAYTFISGRTLSNGQRGEVYEINGDQVAVIFDPPAEKLHDGDENSKEENAKPSIYWVDAQDIAHDHDIESEDWHIAIEALCEVLPSLEPVIVYFPDSSQWLSRAVPKSNRSEFIQKVDKMFDQLTGPVVMICGQNMLAAVSKDKDKEPPKLMFQNLTSLSSLPSSLKRWLKVQNDSRPSDIAKIFTNSFVVPLPEEGEQLRVFNNQIEEDRKIIISRHNLVELHKVLEENELSCVELMHVKSDGVVLTKQKAAKVIGWARSHYLSSTVLPSIEGERLTIPRESLDLAIERLKEQVTKSKNLSQNLKNLAKDEYERNFISSVVPPDEIGVKFDDIGALEDVKRTLDELVALPMRRPELFSHGNLLRPCKGVLLFGPPGTGKTLLAKALATEAGANFISITGSTLTSKWFGDAEKLTKALFSFASRLAPVIIFVDEVDSLLGARGGALEHEATRKMRNEFMAAWDGLRSKENQRILILGATNRPFDLDDAVIRRLPRRIYVGLPDAENRKKILKILLAKENLESDFKFDELANVTEGYSGSDLKNLCIASAYRPVQELLEEEKKGRVSSNSTHLRPLVLDDFIQAKAKVSPSISHNATSMNELRKWNEQYGEDGSRTKSPFGFGN
- the LOC119317846 gene encoding uncharacterized protein LOC119317846 isoform X2 — its product is MHHAMRLRCLLQHPPLWCKCSSLGISTSGGGCLVRRFSAVGAPRPCDAGRRLCRFYGSKGGVGSAEARGAGAAEAAAGSSGRCSEQEHARLGERDQQEWLSGERFLSDCRKRESPFLTRRERFRIEFRRRVVPWEKGNLTWQNFPYYVNENARQLLRECSASHLRHKGITSEYGSRLPSSGGRILLQSLPGTELYRERLVRALAHELRVPLLVLDSSVLAPYDFGEDSSESEEEDEHGESEDEGSESEMEDEGDEDWTSSNEAKSGESDDEDALKSVGELKKSVDDLKKLVPCTIEEFAKRVVGEEEGTSSESPETAKSSEEDKRPFQRGDKVKYVGSSAVIEADQRIILGKLPTQDGSRNAYTFISGRTLSNGQRGEVYEINGDQVAVIFDPPAEKLHDGDENSKEENAKPSIYWVDAQDIAHDHDIESEDWHIAIEALCEVLPSLEPVIVYFPDSSQWLSRAVPKSNRSEFIQKVDKMFDQLTGPVVMICGQNMLAAVSKDKDKEPPSSLKRWLKVQNDSRPSDIAKIFTNSFVVPLPEEGEQLRVFNNQIEEDRKIIISRHNLVELHKVLEENELSCVELMHVKSDGVVLTKQKAAKVIGWARSHYLSSTVLPSIEGERLTIPRESLDLAIERLKEQVTKSKNLSQNLKNLAKDEYERNFISSVVPPDEIGVKFDDIGALEDVKRTLDELVALPMRRPELFSHGNLLRPCKGVLLFGPPGTGKTLLAKALATEAGANFISITGSTLTSKWFGDAEKLTKALFSFASRLAPVIIFVDEVDSLLGARGGALEHEATRKMRNEFMAAWDGLRSKENQRILILGATNRPFDLDDAVIRRLPRRIYVGLPDAENRKKILKILLAKENLESDFKFDELANVTEGYSGSDLKNLCIASAYRPVQELLEEEKKGRVSSNSTHLRPLVLDDFIQAKAKVSPSISHNATSMNELRKWNEQYGEDGSRTKSPFGFGN
- the LOC119317846 gene encoding uncharacterized protein LOC119317846 isoform X3; its protein translation is MHHAMRLRCLLQHPPLWCKCSSLGISTSGGGCLVRRFSAVGAPRPCDAGRRLCRFYGSKGGVGSAEARGAGAAEAAAGSSGRCSEQEHARLGERDQQEWLSGERFLSDCRKRESPFLTRRERFRIEFRRRVVPWEKGNLTWQNFPYYVNENARQLLRECSASHLRHKGITSEYGSRLPSSGGRILLQSLPGTELYRERLVRALAHELRVPLLVLDSSVLAPYDFGEDSSESEEEDEHGESEDEGSESEMEDEGDEDWTSSNEAKSGESDDEDALKSVGELKKSVDDLKKLVPCTIEEFAKRVVGEEEGTSSESPETAKSSEEDKRPFQRGDKVKYVGSSAVIEADQRTLSNGQRGEVYEINGDQVAVIFDPPAEKLHDGDENSKEENAKPSIYWVDAQDIAHDHDIESEDWHIAIEALCEVLPSLEPVIVYFPDSSQWLSRAVPKSNRSEFIQKVDKMFDQLTGPVVMICGQNMLAAVSKDKDKEPPKLMFQNLTSLSSLPSSLKRWLKVQNDSRPSDIAKIFTNSFVVPLPEEGEQLRVFNNQIEEDRKIIISRHNLVELHKVLEENELSCVELMHVKSDGVVLTKQKAAKVIGWARSHYLSSTVLPSIEGERLTIPRESLDLAIERLKEQVTKSKNLSQNLKNLAKDEYERNFISSVVPPDEIGVKFDDIGALEDVKRTLDELVALPMRRPELFSHGNLLRPCKGVLLFGPPGTGKTLLAKALATEAGANFISITGSTLTSKWFGDAEKLTKALFSFASRLAPVIIFVDEVDSLLGARGGALEHEATRKMRNEFMAAWDGLRSKENQRILILGATNRPFDLDDAVIRRLPRRIYVGLPDAENRKKILKILLAKENLESDFKFDELANVTEGYSGSDLKNLCIASAYRPVQELLEEEKKGRVSSNSTHLRPLVLDDFIQAKAKVSPSISHNATSMNELRKWNEQYGEDGSRTKSPFGFGN